GGACGGTGTCGTCGGCGATCGCCGCGTCCCGGTCGGCGACCCATTGCCCCTCGGCCTTGCTCAGGATCTTGGAACTGAGCACCACGATGTCGCCGTCGCGCAGACCAGTGGACCCGTCGGGCCAGGTGATGCCCGGCAGCGCTGCGGCCAGCGAACCGGCCAGGTCGACGCCCTCGTCGTACTCGGGCAGGCCGGCAACCGCCACGACCTGCATCACGTGACCAGCCCCACGGCGCTCCGCGCGAGTCCGGCAGCGGCATCGATGTCGGTCATGAGGGTGGAGGTGGCCAGCGCGCCGCGGATCCCGGAGGGTTCCGGGTCGCCGGTCTCGTACACCCAGCCGTCGAGGATCCCACCGCCCTCGCGGGCGCCGTAATGGGCCGCGACGGACGCCGCATCGGCGGACACCCCGATGACGGCCAGGCAGGTGTCGGCCATGCCCTTGACCGGGCGCCCGCCGACGATCCCGGAGACACCGACCACCGGGGCCGGCCCGGTGGCAACGGCCTCCCGGATGCCGGGCACGGCGAGGATCGGCCCGATGCTCACGACCGGGTTCGACGGGGGCAGCACGATCACGTCGGCGCGCCGGATCGCGTCGAGCACGCCAGGTGCGGGCTGGGCGTCGTCGATGCCGATGAGGCGGAACGCGTGCGCGGGCAGGGCGGCGCGGTGTTGCACCCACCACTGCTGGAAGTGGATGGCTGTGCGGCCGTCGGCGGTGTCGACGACGACGTGAGTCTCCACGCGGTCGTTGGTCATCGGCAGTAACTGCACGCCCGGCTGCCACCGCCGGCACAGCGCGGCGGTGACCTGGTCGAGGCCGTAACCGGCGCTGAGCAGTTGGGTCCGGACCACGTGGGTGGCGATGTCGCGGTCGCCGAGGGTGAACCACAGCGGTGGGAAGTCGTACGCGTCGAGTTCGGTCAGGACGCTGTACGTCTCGTGTGAGCGGCCCCAGCCACGGTCTGCGTCGATGCCCCCGCCGAGTGTGTACATCACCGTGTCGAGGTCGGGGCAGACCTTCAGCCCGTGCAGCCAGATGTCGTCGGCGGTGTTGCCGATGACGGTGATCTCATCCTGCGGATGGGCGGCCCGCAGACCCTGCAGGAAACGGGCTGCCCCGACCCCTCCGGCCAGCACCGTGATCCGCATGCGACCAACCTTTCGAAGACCCCGCCCGATGGGCGCGCGTACGCTTTGCTCGTGACTCTACGTCGGGCCCTCGCGCGCGCAGAACGGGCCGCCTCGCTCGATGTGGGGGAGGTGGCGCAGTTGCTCTCGGCGACCGGTGCCGACCTCGAAACGCTCTGCACGGTCGCCGCCGGCATGCGTGACCGGGCCAGGGACACTGTCACCTACTCGCCGAAGGTCTTCATCCCCGTCACCCGACTGTGCCGCGATCGTTGCCACTACTGCACGTTCGCGACCGATCCGGCCTCGCTGCGGCGCGAGGGGCATGGGCCCTACCTGGAGATCGAACAGGCCGTGGCCATCGCCGCTGAGGGTGCCCGGGCCGGTTGCGCCGAGGCGTTGCTCACACTCGGCGACCGTCCCGAGGACCGCTGGCCGGTGGCCCGTGCCTGGCTCGACGAGCGCGGCTACGACAGCACTCTGGACTACGTCCGGGCCGTGGCGATCGCGGTGCTCGAGCAGACCGGCCTCCTACCGCACGCCAACCCCGGCGTCATGACCTGGGAGCAGATGGCGCGACTGCGCCCGGTGGCCCCCAGTATGGGCATGATGCTGGAGACCACCAGCCAGCGGCTGCACACCACGCCGGGGGCGGTTCACTTCGGGTCCCCGGACAAAGACCCGCAGGTGCGACTGCGGGTGCTCCAGGACGCCGGCCGGCTCGCCGTGCCCTTCACCACCGGGCTGCTGATCGGGATCGGGGAGACGCTCGCCGAACGCGCGGAATCGCTGCTGGCCCTGCGCAGCGTGCAGCGGCAGTTCCACGGGGTGCAGGAGGTGATCATCCAGAACTTCCGCGCCAAGCCCGGCACCGCGATGGCGGGGGTCGCCGACTGCGGCCCGGAGGAATACCTGGCCGCCGTGGCCACGGCCCGGGTGGTGCTGGGGTCAGCGGTGCACGTGCAGGCACCCCCGAACCTCACCGACGCCGAGGAGCTGCACCAGCTGCTGGCCGCCGGCATCGACGACTGGGGCGGGGTGAGCCCGGTGACGGTGGACCACGTCAACCCCGAGCGTCCCTGGCCGAGCATCGAGGTGCTGCGCCGGGTCACGCAGGAGGCGGGTCTGCACCTCGCGGCGCGACTGACGGTCCACCCGGAGTTCCTGGCCCGCGGTGACGCCTGGCTGGACCCCCGGCTGCACCCGTTCGTGTCCGCACTGGCCGACGACCGCGGGCTGCTGGCCGACGGTGCCCGGCCGCGCGGCCGGACTTGGCAGCAGGAGTCCGACTACGGCAGTTTCGCCGCTGGCGGGGCGGGCCGCACCGATCTGGCGCTCACCATCGACATCCGGGGCCGGGACACCGACCGGCGCAGTGACTTCGACACCGCTTTCGGCTCTTGGGATGCCCTGTCGGTGACTCCGTCCGGGCAGGTCGGGACCGGGGATTTCGCCGATGCGCTGGCGCTGGCCGGTGAGGATCCGGGCGCCCTGGCCGACCCGGCCAACGAGCCGCTGGCACTGGCACTTCTCGCGGCCACCGGCGAGCAGGTGGCGCAGGTGGCGCAGGTGGCCGACGAACTGCGGCGGCGGCGGGTGGGCGACGACGTCACGTACGTGGTGAACCGCAACCTGAACTTCACCAACGTCTGTTACACCGGCTGCCGGTTCTGCGCCTTCGCACAGCGGGAGTCCGACGCCGACGCCTTCACCCTCGCCCCCGACGAGATCGCGCGACGGGTGCGCGAGGCCTGGGACGCCGGGGCCACGGAGATCTGCATGCAGGGCGGGATCCATCCGCGGCTGCCCGGCACCGCCTACTTCGATCTCGCCCGCACCGTCAAGCAGGCCGCACCGGGGATCCATCTGCACGCCTTCAGCCCGATGGAGATCGTCAACGGCGCCACCCGCTGCGACCTGAGCGTGCGGGACTTCCTGCAGGAGTTGCGCGACTGCGGCGTCGATTCGATCCCGGGCACCGCCGCGGAGATCCTCGACGACGACGTGCGCTGGGTGCTCACGAAGGGCAAGTTGCCCACGGCCACCTGGATCGATGTCATCAGCACCGCGCACGAGGTGGGCCTGCGGTCGAGTTCGACGATGATGTACGGCCATGTCGACACCCCCGTGCACTGGGTGCGGCACCTGCGCACCCTGCGGGAGGTGCAGGAGCGCACCGGCGGGTTCACCGAATTCGTGGGCCTGCCGTTCGTGCATCAGAACGCCCCGCTGTACCTCGCGGGCAAGGCGCGCCCGGGCTCCACGGCCCGCGAGGACCTCCTCGTGACCGCCCTGGCCCGGCTGTTGCTGGACGGCGCCATCGTCAACATCCAGGTGTCGTGGGTCAAGCTCGGACCCGCCGGTGCCGCCGACCTGCTGCGCGCGGGGGCCAACGACCTCGGCGGCACCCTCATGGAGGAGACGATCAGCCGGATGGCCGGGTCGGCGCACGGATCGGCGGTCAGTGTGGAGCAACTGCGTGACATGGCCGACCGTGCGGGCCGGCCGGCCCGCCAGCGCACCACGACGTACGCGGCGGTCGACCGCGTCAGTTGAGGCCCAGAGGCGATTTCTGGCCATTTGCGGCGTGTCGGCTTGCACTTCATCGCGAGTTATCCACAGATCAGGTCACCTGAACGGACCATTCTGGGCGATCGGGTTGAGAGGCAGACTTACGACCATGTAATTTCAACGGTGTCGTCAGTCGACACCATCAGCAAGATCGCGCATCGGGGCGCGGGAGTGGAGAGAGCAATGCAAGAGTCGATCGTCAGGTTGCCGTTGGCCGAAGTGGAAGAACTCAGCTGGCAGGAACGTGCGCTGTGCGCCGAGACCGACCCAGAATCGTTCTTCCCGGAGAAGGGTGGTTCCACCCGGGAGGCCAAGCGCGTCTGCTCCTCGTGCGAGGTCCGCCGGGAATGCCTGGAGTACGCACTGGAGAACGATGAGCGCTTCGGCATCTGGGGCGGGTTGTCCGAGCGTGAGCGCCGCCGTCTGAAGCGCGCCGCGGTCTGACCCCAAGCAGCTTCATCTTCCCCACTTCTTCCCCGAGAACTGGCAAGCAGTTTCGATTGATCGACAAAGGGTGGCCCACCAGCGTGGTGAGCCACCCTTTGTCATACCCGCGGCTACAGTCGGCCATATGTTGATGCGCGTCGGTCACCGATCCGAGCACGCACCCGCCCACGGCGACGGTGCGGACGTCCGCGTCAGCGTCAGTTGGTCTTCCGAGCCGGCAGCCCGCAAGCGCCTGCGCCGCAGGGACCGTCGCAACCGTGGCATCCGCGGGCCACTGGCGCCGCGGGCGGTGCCCGTCGCCCGCAGTCGGGCGCAACGCTTCGACGAGCAGGTCCTGCTGGCCTGGGACCGACTGGTCGGCGGCAACCCCGAACTGCAGTTCATCGAGATCGCAGTCAGCGACGTGCCGGAGCCCGACCACCCCGCGCTGGCCGTGTTCGATCCCGCGGACGCGGGGTACTCGGCCCGCATCACCGTCTACCGTTGGGCGCTGGAACTGCGCGCCGGGACCCCGGCGGCCCTCCAGGGGCTGATCTGCGACGTCTTGGCCGAGGAGGCGGCGGCGTTCCTCGCCGTGTCGCCGCAGGCCCTCGACTCCGGATACCCGCGTGTCTGAGCCCGGGCGGGGTGTGAACCCCGCTCAGGGGTACCGTGGGGCGGTGAACACCCGCAGTTGCTCGCGGCCCTCGTGCCGGCGACCGGCCGTGTCCACGCTCACGTACGTCTACGCGGACTCCACTGCGGTGCTCGGCCCGTTGGCCACGTTCGCCGAACCCCACTCCTACGACTTGTGTGAGGAGCACTCCGTGCGCCTCACCGCCCCGCGGGGGTGGGACGTGGTGCGCCTGGAGCCGGACCCTTCGGCCCTGGAGCCGTCCCAGGACGCGCTGCAGGCGCTCGCCGACGCGGTGCGCTCAGCGGCGCAGCCGACCCCGCAGGCCCCGGCCGACCCGGAACCCGGACAGGTCACCGTCGGCGGGAAAGGCCACCTGCGGGTGCTGCGCCCCATCGAATAACCTGACGGCCATGAGCCAGTCAACAGCCGGTTACCCGGCCGAACTCGTGTCCGCGGTCATCAAGGCCTACGACGTCAGAGGGCTCGTCGATGAACAGCTCACACCCGCGTTCGTGACGGCCGTGGGCCGGGCGTTCGTCGAGGCACTGGGCCTGCGCGACAGTGGCGCGGTGGTCGTCGGCCATGACATGCGGGACTCCTCCCCGGGCTTCGCGCGGGCATTCGCCGAAGGGGTCACCTCCCACGGGGTGGACGTCACCCTCATCGGCCTGTGCTCCACGGACGGGCTGTACTTCGCCTCCGGGCGCCTCGACCTGCCCGGGGCCATGTTCACCGCCAGCCACAACCCGGCGGCCTACAACGGGATCAAGCTGTGCCTGGCCGGCGCGGCCCCGGTCGGTCAGGACAGCGGGCTCTCCGACATCGCTGACCTGCTCATCAGCGGCATCCCCGAGTACGACGGTCCGGTGGGCCGCATCGGCGAACGCGAGATGCTGGATGAGTACGCCGACTACCTGGTGGGACTGGTGCCCGCGCTGCAACGGCCGCTGCGGATCGCCGTCGATGCCGGCAACGGGATGGCCGGGCTGACCGCACCGGTGGTGCTGGGCAGGCTTCCGGTGGCCGTCGAGCCGTTGTACTTCGACCTCGACGGATCCTTCCCGAACCACGAGGCGAACCCCATCGATCCGGCCAATCTTGTGGACCTGCAGCGTGCGGTGCGGAACTCAGGTGCCGACCTCGGCCTGGCCTTTGACGGTGACGCCGACCGCTGCTTCCTCGTCGATGAGCGCGGAGAACTGGTCAACCCGTCGACGCTGACGGCGCTGATCGCCACCCAGGAACTCGCCCGCGTGCCCGGCGCGCCGGTGATCCACAACCTCATCACCAGCCGGGCCGTGCCGGAGATCATCGCCGAGAACGGCGGAGTTCCCGTGGTGACCAGGGTCGGGCACTCGTTCATCAAGGCCACCATGGCCCAGACCGGGGCGGTGTTCGGCGGGGAGCACTCCGGGCACTTCTACTTCCGGGACTTCTGGCGCGCCGACAGCGGGATGCTGGCGGCGCTGCACGTGCTGTCCAGCCTGGCGGCCACGCCGGTGGGCACGACGCTGTCGCAGGTGCTCGAGCCGTACAGCCGGTACGTGCTGTCCGGGGAGATCAACACCGAGGTGGCCGATCAGGCCGGCGCGATGGCCGCGGTGCGTGACCACTTCGCCGGTCGGGACGTCACCTTCTCCGATCTCGACGGGCTGTCCGTCGACGGTGGCACGTGGTGGGTCAACGTGCGGCCGTCGAACACCGAGCCCTTGCTGCGGCTCAACGTGGAGGCCCCGGACTCGGCACAGATGGAGCAGTTGCGCGATGAGGTGCTCGCCGTCTACCGCGACGGTGACCACGCGGGCGGGCAATAGGGTGGGTGCTGTGAACCTGGATCCCACCCTGCTGGAAGTCCTGGCCTGCCCCTGCCCCGCGCATGCGCCGGTGCAAGAGGTCTCCGATGGCCTGCGCTGCACCGTCTGCGAGGCCGTCTTCGAGGTGCGCGACGGTATCCCGGTGATGTTGCTGGATGAAGCCAGGCCCGGCCCGTCGGGAGTCGTGGGCGTCGCGGATCCAACGTGAGCCTCGACGACACCCTCCTCGACGACCCTGAGGAACTGGTTGCCATCGACCCCCAGCGGATGCTGGCGAGCACCGCTGCTGCCGGTGCGGCCATCCGCGTCGCGCTCGCAGTCGACGGTGACCACGCCCTGGGTCCGTTGACAGCCCAAGGGCGGCCTCGCAGTCTGTGCGTCGTGGGTGCCGGTGGGTCCAGCGCACCGGGAGAGGTGCTGGCCGCCGTCGCAGGTCGCGGTTCGCCGGTGCCGGTCTTCGCCTTCGGGGGTCCCACGCTGCCGGGGTGGGTGGGACCGATGGACCTGGTCGTGGCTGTGTCGGCCTCCGGGCGGACCCCGGAGATCCTGTCGTTCATCGGCGAGGCGCAACGCCGTGGCAGTGCCGTGCTGGGGATCGGCGCGGCCGATTCACCGTTGCAGGAGGTGTGCACCGATGCCCGCGGAGTGTCCTTCTGGCCGGTGTCGCGGCGCAGCCCGATGCATGACGAGCAGAAGGCGCGCTCCCTGCTGTGGGCGCTGTCGGCGCCGCTCTTGCTGCTCGCCGGCGATCTGGGTCTGGTGGCCGGTGCCCGGGAGGGCCTGGCTGCCGCAGCCCAGCGCCTGGACTCCCGCGCGATCGAATGCGGGGTGGGGGTCGCTACCTCGGACAACCCCGCCAAGTCGCTGACCCTGCACCTGACCGCCGGACTGCCGCTGGTGTGGGGCAGTGGGGATGTCGGTGCGGTGGCTGCGCGCCGGCTCGGGCGGCAACTCGCGGAGAACGCCGACTGGCCCAGTGTGGTGGGGGCCTTACCGGAGGCTGCCCGCACGCACGCGGGGCTGCTGGCCGGGCCGTGGGCGGGCCAGGCGGACGAGGTTGACATCTTCCGCGACCGGACTCTCGACGATCAGCTCCAGCCGCGCATGCGGGCGGTATTGGTCCGCGACGCCATGGAACATCCCGACACCGCGGCCATGGCCGAGGCCGTCGTGCAGACTTGCGAACGGCTCGGGGTGTCCTACCAGGTCGTGTCGGCAGTGGCCGGTCACCCCATCGAGCAGTTGGCCGACCTGATCGCCGTGATGGATTTCGCGAGCATCTACGCGGCCCTGATGCAGCGCCGCGATCCGTCGTCCAGCGCCGAGGACATCGACCCGCGGTTCGGGCGGACCCGGCCGACCGGGGGAGGGTGACGGGGATGGAGATCGTGCGGGGGCATCTGCAGTCCTACGACTGGGGTGGCACGGACGGGCTGTCGGCTTGGACGGCACCGACGGGACGGCCGCAGGCCGAACTCTGGTTCGGCA
This genomic window from Micrococcales bacterium contains:
- a CDS encoding 2-phospho-L-lactate transferase, with protein sequence MRITVLAGGVGAARFLQGLRAAHPQDEITVIGNTADDIWLHGLKVCPDLDTVMYTLGGGIDADRGWGRSHETYSVLTELDAYDFPPLWFTLGDRDIATHVVRTQLLSAGYGLDQVTAALCRRWQPGVQLLPMTNDRVETHVVVDTADGRTAIHFQQWWVQHRAALPAHAFRLIGIDDAQPAPGVLDAIRRADVIVLPPSNPVVSIGPILAVPGIREAVATGPAPVVGVSGIVGGRPVKGMADTCLAVIGVSADAASVAAHYGAREGGGILDGWVYETGDPEPSGIRGALATSTLMTDIDAAAGLARSAVGLVT
- a CDS encoding bifunctional FO biosynthesis protein CofGH — encoded protein: MGGPQTLQETGCPDPSGQHRDPHATNLSKTPPDGRAYALLVTLRRALARAERAASLDVGEVAQLLSATGADLETLCTVAAGMRDRARDTVTYSPKVFIPVTRLCRDRCHYCTFATDPASLRREGHGPYLEIEQAVAIAAEGARAGCAEALLTLGDRPEDRWPVARAWLDERGYDSTLDYVRAVAIAVLEQTGLLPHANPGVMTWEQMARLRPVAPSMGMMLETTSQRLHTTPGAVHFGSPDKDPQVRLRVLQDAGRLAVPFTTGLLIGIGETLAERAESLLALRSVQRQFHGVQEVIIQNFRAKPGTAMAGVADCGPEEYLAAVATARVVLGSAVHVQAPPNLTDAEELHQLLAAGIDDWGGVSPVTVDHVNPERPWPSIEVLRRVTQEAGLHLAARLTVHPEFLARGDAWLDPRLHPFVSALADDRGLLADGARPRGRTWQQESDYGSFAAGGAGRTDLALTIDIRGRDTDRRSDFDTAFGSWDALSVTPSGQVGTGDFADALALAGEDPGALADPANEPLALALLAATGEQVAQVAQVADELRRRRVGDDVTYVVNRNLNFTNVCYTGCRFCAFAQRESDADAFTLAPDEIARRVREAWDAGATEICMQGGIHPRLPGTAYFDLARTVKQAAPGIHLHAFSPMEIVNGATRCDLSVRDFLQELRDCGVDSIPGTAAEILDDDVRWVLTKGKLPTATWIDVISTAHEVGLRSSSTMMYGHVDTPVHWVRHLRTLREVQERTGGFTEFVGLPFVHQNAPLYLAGKARPGSTAREDLLVTALARLLLDGAIVNIQVSWVKLGPAGAADLLRAGANDLGGTLMEETISRMAGSAHGSAVSVEQLRDMADRAGRPARQRTTTYAAVDRVS
- a CDS encoding WhiB family transcriptional regulator, coding for MQESIVRLPLAEVEELSWQERALCAETDPESFFPEKGGSTREAKRVCSSCEVRRECLEYALENDERFGIWGGLSERERRRLKRAAV
- a CDS encoding peptidase; this encodes MLMRVGHRSEHAPAHGDGADVRVSVSWSSEPAARKRLRRRDRRNRGIRGPLAPRAVPVARSRAQRFDEQVLLAWDRLVGGNPELQFIEIAVSDVPEPDHPALAVFDPADAGYSARITVYRWALELRAGTPAALQGLICDVLAEEAAAFLAVSPQALDSGYPRV
- a CDS encoding DUF3499 domain-containing protein, yielding MNTRSCSRPSCRRPAVSTLTYVYADSTAVLGPLATFAEPHSYDLCEEHSVRLTAPRGWDVVRLEPDPSALEPSQDALQALADAVRSAAQPTPQAPADPEPGQVTVGGKGHLRVLRPIE
- a CDS encoding phosphomannomutase/phosphoglucomutase: MSQSTAGYPAELVSAVIKAYDVRGLVDEQLTPAFVTAVGRAFVEALGLRDSGAVVVGHDMRDSSPGFARAFAEGVTSHGVDVTLIGLCSTDGLYFASGRLDLPGAMFTASHNPAAYNGIKLCLAGAAPVGQDSGLSDIADLLISGIPEYDGPVGRIGEREMLDEYADYLVGLVPALQRPLRIAVDAGNGMAGLTAPVVLGRLPVAVEPLYFDLDGSFPNHEANPIDPANLVDLQRAVRNSGADLGLAFDGDADRCFLVDERGELVNPSTLTALIATQELARVPGAPVIHNLITSRAVPEIIAENGGVPVVTRVGHSFIKATMAQTGAVFGGEHSGHFYFRDFWRADSGMLAALHVLSSLAATPVGTTLSQVLEPYSRYVLSGEINTEVADQAGAMAAVRDHFAGRDVTFSDLDGLSVDGGTWWVNVRPSNTEPLLRLNVEAPDSAQMEQLRDEVLAVYRDGDHAGGQ
- a CDS encoding mannose-6-phosphate isomerase, with the protein product MSLDDTLLDDPEELVAIDPQRMLASTAAAGAAIRVALAVDGDHALGPLTAQGRPRSLCVVGAGGSSAPGEVLAAVAGRGSPVPVFAFGGPTLPGWVGPMDLVVAVSASGRTPEILSFIGEAQRRGSAVLGIGAADSPLQEVCTDARGVSFWPVSRRSPMHDEQKARSLLWALSAPLLLLAGDLGLVAGAREGLAAAAQRLDSRAIECGVGVATSDNPAKSLTLHLTAGLPLVWGSGDVGAVAARRLGRQLAENADWPSVVGALPEAARTHAGLLAGPWAGQADEVDIFRDRTLDDQLQPRMRAVLVRDAMEHPDTAAMAEAVVQTCERLGVSYQVVSAVAGHPIEQLADLIAVMDFASIYAALMQRRDPSSSAEDIDPRFGRTRPTGGG